The Candidatus Acidiferrales bacterium DNA segment AATATATACTACATATCCCGAAAAGTCAAGCACAAATGCCGTTTATTTTGAATATTTGTTTAGGTGCCTATGCACCTCGGTAGGTAGGAATTTCCTGCAACGGGTAATAATTTCAGGACAACTTTTCACGGCAGGATTCATTACAATAATCTAGTGCTGATTGGAAGCATGAAAATAAATTTTTCGAAACCCATTCCCCGCTCTTTGCCAGTTATACGAGCGGCATGTGTATTGCACCTAATAAAATTGAGATTTCAAGTTGAGTGATCAAATGGAAACAATAGAAAGAAGTTTTGTCATTGAAAAGGGACAGGTTAAGATTCCGTCTTACACTGTAAGGTTCCGGAGGAACTTTGCACCTTCTGGCACATCGGATGCGCAAATGAAATTTGTCGTCTCTCACAACAGCATCAATGCAAAATTGGTTAACAAAGATCCGATTGCCGCACTGAGATTTGAGATCGAATTTAAAGACAAGTTTGTTTATAGACCAATCACTTTCAGCCATCGCATTCAAAGTCTCAACAGTTACATAAATTTTCAGGACACTTTTTTGACGATCGTTATTCTCGACATCGACGGCAAAGGAATTCCGACGGGTGACGATACGATCGCAAATATCCCGATCGATGATCGGCAAGATTTTCAAGTGACCGGAGCTTATGCCTCAACGCGCACAACCGGGATAAAGGAAATTGAATATACCGTTGTCAACGAAACTGACGAAAATTTTATTACGCTTGAACAAAATGATCCAAACCCATTCAACACAAGCACAAACATTGAATTCTGGATCGCAGAAGACGCTGAGGTGAAAGTTGTGATGTACGATGTCGGCGGAGCCTTGGTGCGTACCCTTCTCGATTCACAGCTTAGATCGGGGACACATGAAGTGGAATGGGATGGAAAAGATGACAGCGGGAATCCTGCCGAGTCCGGAATTTACCTTTGCAAGCTTTATGCCGGGGTCTACAGCGTAACTAAAAAGATGCTATGCCTTAAATAAGTTTCCCTCCAAGCCAACGCTCAACAAAGGGGTACGAACTCGGAAATCGTACCCCTTTTTCATTTTGCGTTAAGAAAAATACCTTATGACATCCCATCTCATGCCAAGTAAGATTTTCCTTTCGGCCGTAATAATTTCACGAGGCTTTTATTGCCAAGATCCATGTCGTGGATGGAAACCGATTTAGAGAACGGGTTTCTCATAAGTCGAGTGCGAGGTTGCCCGGAAACGAAAGTGGCATATACGTTGCATGATTTAGAGAAACAACAGAAAGGTGTGTCCCAATGGAAAGACTAATGAAGGATGTTATTGCTGAAAACACAATTGCCGAGGTTTCCTCACATTCCTTGAAATCGGGGACAAGTTTGGCGTCAACCGAAGACTCCGATGCCAAACTCAGTTTCGTGGCCTCCCGCAACAGTATTGACGTAAAATTAATTAATCAAGAACCGGTATCCGCTTTAAGATTTGAGATCGAATTTAATAGCAAGTTTGTTTTCCGACCGATCACTCTCATCCCGCGCATTCAAAATCTCAATAGCAACATAAACTTCCAGGATAGTTCTCTGAAGGTTGTGATTCTTGATATTGATGGGAAGGGAATTCCAATAGGTGCAGGCACGATTGCCAGCATACCTATTAAGAACCAACAAGAGTTTCAAGTGACCGGGGCATACGCGTCGTCACGAACCGCAGGGACAAAACAAATTCCTTACAGCATTGTCAATGACGAAGATGAGGATCTCATTTCCCCGCAGCAAAACAATCTAGATTCATTCGGCATTGGGTACTAAGCGTAGTTGCAAGTTGCAGTTAATGTTTGCGAGAAAGATGTAAATGGGGTTCGTTTTGCAGGAGCCGAACGTTGAGAAATAAAAATCACCCTGGCAGGTTGTTCGGCTAAGCCAATGTTCAACAAAGTGGTACGACTTCTAGTTTCGTACCACTTTGCTGTTTTTGCCGGAGCTATTCGATTTCAAAACTCCGACGGGCCCTTAAGTTCTTAAGGCTCTAGCACTCCGGTGAATGTATTTGACCAATCCCCGTTGTCAGTATTTCTTCCGTTGACGGTGACCGTTACAGAGAAATTTATCGTATACGGAACGTTCTCCGATCCGTAAACGGCAAGAGCAAAGTCCGTGCTTCCCGCGCCGCGCGTCAGGTAGTCGCCCAATATTCCGGGTAAGCCATCCGCACTGATTTTCCAGGTCAATCCCGAATTATTTGGAGGTGCCTCAGCATCGACGGTTGCTGTTATGACTGTTCCAGATTCAAGCGGATTCCCAAATCTATCTGATATGTGGACCATAACAATTACAGTCGATCCGCCGCTGTGAATATACACAGGACTAATGGACAATGAATCATTAAACAGAATTGGTCCCGCCGTTGCCGAGAGGCATACGAGGCCACTGTCGACTACGATGCTTCCGTTCTCGCCGTTCGTGAATGATTTGGCATAGACATAACCCGTCCCCGCTCCCTGATAAGTCGGATCGCCAGCAAAATTGCCATCGAGTAGAGGTAGCAGTGGATCTGTCGGACCTCCGAACACAGCAGGATCGAGACCGTAAGCATGGGCGAGTGGCTTACCGCTATAGAGGGTCGCGTTTGTATGACCGGATGCGTCGGTCTGTCCAGCTGCAGTCATGACACCACCAACGGGATTGCCATGCCCATCACCTGTGGTGAAGTAAACGGCAGTGCCTGGTGCTACCGGATTTCCATACTTATCTCCCGCCTGTGCTGTGAAGACATCGGTCCTTTCTGACCAATCATATCCGGCAAAATTCAATTTCTGCACGTTGAGCTCGAAGTGCGCCTGGTCAGGCAAACCGCCGTCTATGGTAATCAGCACCGGCGAAGATTGAACTGTCGCGCCCGTTGAAAGCGTCAGCTTCGCAAATAGCTGAACGGTGCCTGCAACAGTTCCGCTGTTCATGGTCGTGTATACCTGTCCAGACCCGTCTGTAATGCCATAGGTAGGCGTGACGTAAGCGCCGGTTTGCGGATCACCTGTAACCGGAATTCCGGTCGGCACGAAGACCACTGTGTCCCGGTGGTTGATATCGATGGGGAATCCCAAACTATCTAAGACCTGCCAGGTCAATACACTCGTTTCATTTCTTCCAACCCCGTGGATTGAAATCTCCTGGTGAGTTATGCTCACCAGCGAAATGGACCGCGCAATGCCTCTGGCCGTGCTGCTATCTCCACCGACAACGGTCGGTTTCGCGTTAAGAGCAACATTATCAGCAATGGTTTGACCAGCATTCACAGAGAAATTAATCAGGGTATCATCATAGCTGTTTAATCTAAACAACAGGGTCCCGGACACGGAAGACAATCCCTGCAGGTTCAGATCAAATGAATAGTATCCGCTATAAGATGTCGTAGTGCTATCCACCTTTATCGGCGTCGTTAGGTAAACAGACACCCCCTTGATCGGCAGGGCGCTATGGCTGTCTGTAACGTAGCCGGTGAGATGGGATGTAGTCAAACCATTATCTATTGAAACCAGAATATTACCGAGGTTGTTTGCTCCCAGCACGAATGTGTGAATGAATTGGTAGACTTTGTATCCAGGTTCAGACACTGTCATGGTCGCAGTGATCGAATCCAAATCGAAAAGATTGACAGCGAGACTGAACGAACCATCAATAAAGGTCGTGGTTGAATCGAGAATGACAGACGACACCGATCGCTTGTGGGATTTGAGACTTGAAAAGAACTTCGAATTTGAACTCACAGTCCCGGTGAGCGCGACAATCACTTTTGCACCCGAAAGGACGTACCCGCTGAGACTATCGCGGACTCGGCCAGTGATGATAGCATAATTATAGTTCGAAGTCATAACGACGTTCTCCGTCAGTGATTGTCCGGAATTTATTGTAAAGTTCACCGACGCATCATTGTAGCCGGTCGATTTAAATGTCAGGGTCATTGGAGCAGAAGGAAGTCCCTGAAGGTTTGGATCAAACCTATAGGTACCGTCTCCAAGAGTTTTTGTGCTGTCGGTTCCTATAGTTGATGAAAGAACGACTGACACGCTTGGAATCGGCAGCCCTGTTCGGCTGTCTGTGACTAGACCCGAGAGGTGCGCAATAGTGGAACCCTTGTCAACCGAGAGAAAAATTGTTCCGACACTGTCCGTTCCACTTCTGAGCAGCAGTGAGTTTTGATTATACGTCTTAAACCCCGGTTTCGATATCGTCATCGACGTTTGCAGCGTGCTGAGCCCCTCAAGATTGATATAGATCGTGAATGCCCCATTCTGGAGGGTTGCCGCCGTATCGACTGCGCCAGGTAATGTTATAAGCACAGATGCACCCGAGAGAGGATATGTACTCGCACTGTCCTTGACCACACCGATAATTTTTGCATAAAAGGCGGGGTTGATATCAAGGACTATGGGAATGTTCATGTCACTCTTCACGTTTATGTTGCTATACGTTTTGGAAATGAACCCGGTGGCAGAAACAGTCAAAGTCACATTCACACCGACCGTGTCGGAGGTAATTTCTATGGGGGGAAGTTGAAAAGTCCCGTCGTTTCCGGTGTAAGTTGTGTCGACTGTGCCCCCATACCTTAGGATCACCGCTGCGCCCGTGACAGCAGCTGAAGTCAGGGAACTGGTGACAGTCCCAGATATAGCGGCAGACGTAGGCACAGTTGTCCCGACAATATTATTCTTCTTACATCCCCACTGAGAAATTATCATTGTAATACTGACAAGAAGCAGTGTACCGTATCGAAATTTCATGACAACCTCCGAATTATGATTCTGAATTTTGAATGTCG contains these protein-coding regions:
- a CDS encoding FlgD immunoglobulin-like domain containing protein translates to METIERSFVIEKGQVKIPSYTVRFRRNFAPSGTSDAQMKFVVSHNSINAKLVNKDPIAALRFEIEFKDKFVYRPITFSHRIQSLNSYINFQDTFLTIVILDIDGKGIPTGDDTIANIPIDDRQDFQVTGAYASTRTTGIKEIEYTVVNETDENFITLEQNDPNPFNTSTNIEFWIAEDAEVKVVMYDVGGALVRTLLDSQLRSGTHEVEWDGKDDSGNPAESGIYLCKLYAGVYSVTKKMLCLK
- a CDS encoding carboxypeptidase regulatory-like domain-containing protein, whose product is MKFRYGTLLLVSITMIISQWGCKKNNIVGTTVPTSAAISGTVTSSLTSAAVTGAAVILRYGGTVDTTYTGNDGTFQLPPIEITSDTVGVNVTLTVSATGFISKTYSNINVKSDMNIPIVLDINPAFYAKIIGVVKDSASTYPLSGASVLITLPGAVDTAATLQNGAFTIYINLEGLSTLQTSMTISKPGFKTYNQNSLLLRSGTDSVGTIFLSVDKGSTIAHLSGLVTDSRTGLPIPSVSVVLSSTIGTDSTKTLGDGTYRFDPNLQGLPSAPMTLTFKSTGYNDASVNFTINSGQSLTENVVMTSNYNYAIITGRVRDSLSGYVLSGAKVIVALTGTVSSNSKFFSSLKSHKRSVSSVILDSTTTFIDGSFSLAVNLFDLDSITATMTVSEPGYKVYQFIHTFVLGANNLGNILVSIDNGLTTSHLTGYVTDSHSALPIKGVSVYLTTPIKVDSTTTSYSGYYSFDLNLQGLSSVSGTLLFRLNSYDDTLINFSVNAGQTIADNVALNAKPTVVGGDSSTARGIARSISLVSITHQEISIHGVGRNETSVLTWQVLDSLGFPIDINHRDTVVFVPTGIPVTGDPQTGAYVTPTYGITDGSGQVYTTMNSGTVAGTVQLFAKLTLSTGATVQSSPVLITIDGGLPDQAHFELNVQKLNFAGYDWSERTDVFTAQAGDKYGNPVAPGTAVYFTTGDGHGNPVGGVMTAAGQTDASGHTNATLYSGKPLAHAYGLDPAVFGGPTDPLLPLLDGNFAGDPTYQGAGTGYVYAKSFTNGENGSIVVDSGLVCLSATAGPILFNDSLSISPVYIHSGGSTVIVMVHISDRFGNPLESGTVITATVDAEAPPNNSGLTWKISADGLPGILGDYLTRGAGSTDFALAVYGSENVPYTINFSVTVTVNGRNTDNGDWSNTFTGVLEP